The Mycobacterium sp. EPa45 genomic interval GGTCGCCAAGGTGACGTGGGATCAGGTGCGCGAGATCGCCGAGACCAAGAAGGAAGATCTCAACGCCAACGACATCGACCAGGCCGCCAAGATCATCGCCGGCACCGCCCGGTCGATGGGCATCACTGTCGAATAAGAACGAACGCGTGGGAGGGCTGGCATCGGCCCGCGAACCACGAGTCCAACGAAACAGATTGGAATAACCAATGAGCAAGACCAGCAAGGCATATCGCGAAGCCGCCGAGAAGGTGGACCGCACCAAGCTCTACACCCCGCTCGAGGCGGCCAAGCTCGCCAAGGAGACCTCGTCGAAGAAGCAGGACGCGACCGTCGAGGTGGCGATCCGGCTCGGCGTTGACCCGCGCAAGGCCGACCAGATGGTCCGCGGCACGGTCAACCTGCCGAACGGCACGGGTAAGACCGCGCGCGTCGCAGTATTCGCAGTGGGGGAGAAGGCCGAACAGGCCAAGGAAGCCGGTGCGGACATCGTCGGCAGCGACGACCTGATCGAGCAGATCCAGGGCGGCATGCTCGACTTCGACGCCGCGATCGCCACTCCCGACCAGATGGCCAAGGTCGGTCGCATCGCCCGCGTGCTGGGCCCGCGCGGTCTGATGCCGAACCCGAAGACCGGCACCGTCACCCCGGATGTGGCCAAGGCTGTCACCGACATCAAGGGCGGCAAGATCAACTTCCGCGTCGACAAGCAGGCCAACCTGCACTTCGTGATTGGCAAGGCGTCCTTCGACGAGAAGAAGCTCGCCGAGAACTACGGTGCCGCGCTCGACGAGGTGCTGCGCGCCAAGCCGTCGTCGTCGAAGGGCCGCTACCTGAAGAAGATCACCGTGTCGACGACCACGGGCCCGGGCATCCCGGTCGACCCGGCCGTCACCCGGAACTTCACCGAAGAGGCGTAAGCCTTTTCGTCCAGCGGGCCGTCTACTTCGGTAGGCGGCCTCTGGCGTTTCCGGAGTCGAGGAGGACTTGCTCTGCACGTCTTGTTTGTGTGTACGGGGAACATCTGCCGGTCGCCGATCGCAGAGCGGCTCGCGGTGTTGTTCGCCCGGCAGTCGCAGGCGCCGACCTTCACGGCGTCAAGCGCGGGAACGCGGGCGCTCGTCGGCCACCCGATTCATCCGGACTCGGTGCGGGTGATCGAGAGTCTGGGCGGGGACGCATCGAATTTCAGTGCGCGACGCTTGTCTCCGAAAATCGCGTCGGGGGCCGACCTGATCCTGACGATGACACGTGCGCACAGCGACATCGTGCTGGAGACCGCGCCGAGGCAATTGCGCAGGACCTTCACCCTGGCCCAGGCGGCGGCGCTTGTCACCGAGTTCGCGCCTGCCAGTGTGGCCGATCTGGCCTCGCTGCGCCCGCATGTGGCGGCCGACGAACGGTGGGACATCGCGGATCCCATCGGCCAGAGCTCCGAGGTCTTCACCGAAGTGGGCGCACGGATTGCCGATCTACTGCCGCCGATTGTGGAGCTGTGTCGGCGCTCTGAGTAATCCTCAGTAAGCGCCGGCGTGGCTCAGGATGGCCTTCACAGTCTTCACCGCGATCAGCAGGTCGGAGATCATCGACCAGTTTTCGACGTAGAACAGGTCGAGCCGGACGGAGTCTTCCCACGTGAGGTCGGAGCGTCCGCTGACCTGCCACAGACCGGTGATGCCGGGGCGGACCAGGAGGCGCCGCCGTGTGCAATCGTCATAGGTCGCCACTTCGCGGGCCAACGGCGGGCGCGGCCCGACGACGCTCATATCCCGTTTGAGGACATTGATGAACTGCGGCAGCTCGTCGAGGCTGTATTTGCGCAGTAGGCGACCGATCGGCGTGACCCGCGGATCGTCGTGCATCTTGAACAAGACCCCGCCGGGGCTGTCATTGAGCGAAACGAGCCCGCCGAGCATCGTGTCTGCGCCGTCGACCATGGTGCGGAACTTGATCATCTTGAAGGGCTGGCCATCGGCTCCGATGCGTTCCTGCCGGTAGAACACGGGGCCGCGGCTGGTCAGCTTGATCGCCAGGGCGATGAGGGTGAGGACGGGCAGCCCGCAGAGCAGGACCATGCTGGAGAACACCACGTCGAAGAGCCGCTTTTCGAACTGTTTGGCGCCGTGGTAGGTGGGCTTTTCGATGTGGATGAGGGAGAGGCCGGAGACGGGACGCATCTGCAGTCGTGGGCCGGCGACGTCGATCACGCCGGGGGCGACGAACATGTCGATGTTGAGGGCTTCGAGCTCCCAGGAAAGTTCGCGCAGTGCACGGCCGTCGAGGTGGTCCGATGCAGTGACGGCGACGGCAAAGCTGTTGGTTGCAGTCGCGGCCGCGACGATGTTCGACTCGTCACCGTAGGTGGGGATGTTCCCGACTCCCGGGATGTCGAGGTTGGTCCGCATGGCTCGGCCGGGAATGCACGCTCCGACGACCTCGTACTCGCATGCGGAGTCGGTGCTAAGGGATCGGGTCAGATCCCGGACGGCCGAAGGGCTTCCGACCACCAGAATGCGTGTGATGCAGTTGCCGTATCTCTTCCGGGCTTCGAGGACGACGCGGCGGGCAAGCCATCGGAAGAAAACCAGCAGCGCGATGCCGCTGGGTAGAGCGATCAGCAGATAGCCGCGGGCGAGCTCGAGTTTGAAGGCCATCGAGATGATCGCGATGCTGCCGAACGTTGCGGCCGTGCCGACCCACACACGCCGGTACTCCTCGACGCCTGCGCCGATGACCCGCGGAGACCGAGAACGGTTGATCGACAGGACCAGCATCCAGCCGACGACGATCAGGGCGGACACCACGAGATAGTTGGAGAAGTAGACCGCCCAGTAGTTGGTCCTCCCGCGGGGACGGGCGATGGCCAGCGGTCCGCCGAAGCGCACGAACTGCGCAAGGGCCACCGCGGAGACGACGGCGACGAAGTCGACGGCGACCAGGCGCCGGGCGTAAGTCTCCTGCCAGCCAGATGGCCGAGCTTTTGCGCCAGAGTCAATTATTGGCTGCCTGAAGGGCTCACCTATCGCCGTCATACTTCCCCCAAGACCCGCTCTCTGTCCCCCCAAGGGAGCTGTCTTGATCTTAATCGCTGCGGCGCCAGGTTTCATAACAAATATTAATGTTGACAGGAACTGCGGAGGTCAGGGCGTTTTGCCGATACGGAGTTCTCAAGGATGAAGTGTGCCGTTCGATTCGGCGTGTCAACCGCTACAGCACCGAGCCAAATCGAGGCTGATGGACGGCCGCGCCGTTCCCATCTCATCCGACGACGCGTACGAAAACCGTGTGCCGCTACACAGGGGGTCGGCTGCGTTTCCCGGATTGCTACCCAATTCCACATTCGCCAACGGATAGCTGCGCCCGTTAGCGGCCCGGCTGCACCGGTACCGTCAGGCGCCCACGTCCCGAACCCATATGCGCTCGGATAGCGGGAAAAGTAGCCTGCCTGTCAACACCGACGCTGCGTGATCGGCAGCTCCTCGGACAGGCTCGGCAAGTCCAGCCGGTTGCGCGAGGCGACAAACACCGCACGAGTCAAGCCGTTCGAACTTGGCGGTCGCGCGGCAGTCCAGTCGAGCGGGAATTCTTCATGCCACGGCTGGGTGACCGTTACGTACACGTACGGCAACTTCTCTTTCAGCCGATTCATCACCCACACACGCGAAGGCCGGCACCCAATGCCAGTTATCGCCTGACTCGGCGAGGAGGCAATTTCGTTGACTGGAAACGGGCTGTCCTCGGTGGACATGCTGACGCATGTCTCGAGCAGAAGAAGGCCCTCGGTGCGGTCGCACATCCAGGCGATCGCCTCTGCAGGTCGAGATAGGTGGTAGAGCGCGCCATAGCAGTACACCACGTCGTAGCGCGGTGCATCTGTGGGGAGTTCTCCATCGAGGTCCAGGCTCTCGACGGTGACGGCCGACTCCGAAAGGAAACGACGGCGCAACACGTCCAGATTCTGCGCTCTTGGTTCCGTGCTCGTTACCTGACACCCGCGGTCAAGAAAGAAGGTTGTATGGTCGCCGATTCCGGCCGCTACTTCGAGGACGCTCTTGTCGCTGAGGTCGAGGCCCAGTGTGGCGAGGTGCTCCTGTCGACGGGCATTGTGGCGAAGGTAAGCCCAGTCGTGGAAAACCCCGATGGCAGCCGGGCGGATCCGCTCAACGATTTTTCGAGCTGCTGGGCGGAGCGTTTGATTGAATCGCATCAGAGGAGGATAGACGCGGCCGCTCGCGCTCCAAATTCTTGGGGTGAAAGCCAGCCATTGACGAAGCGTTGCCTTCAAGGCCGCGTTGGGACGGAATACCTGATGCGCGTGAGGCATGATTGACCTTTCAGAGGGCCTGGCCCGACAAGTCGCTACAGGGGGTTTGGCCTTGCGCGGAACGATAGGGGAGGTTGCCGAAAGCGTCGGAACCCAGCGCATGGGACGATCAGTTGGCAACCCGACCGAGGGGTCTGTCGTCGATTACCTAGACGTTACCCGGCCCGCCCTCTGTGCTTCGCCACAGAAGCGACATACAGCCGAAATCGTCATTCCGCTGTCGATGCGATTTAGCGACGAGGCTGGGTGGGTCCGCCGCGCCGAACTTCGCGACGTGCATTGTCCGCCCGCTGCAACCTATAGACGGGCGCTAGAAACACGGTCCGTCAGCTGTACATCCGTGATCCAAATTCAAGTGAGGGTTTCGAGGCAATGAAGAAGCTCCGCAATTTTCGTGAATCTGGATTCTTGAAGGACATGGTCAACAGAGCACTCAGATCATTCGATATCGGCATCGCGCGGTACGCGGCATTGGAGAAACTCCGATCGGAGGCGCGCCTAGGGGCGGCCGCGTCACGCGATATCGCCTTCCTTAGCACGATTCACCAGCCGGAGACACTCCTCAAGACACTGCAATATCTTCCCAGTTCGAAAGCGCAGTTACGTCAAGACTTATTTGTGCTGTCCTGTTTGGGGTTCAAAACCGGTGGCTTTTTCGTCGAATTCGGGGCGACGAACGGGCTCGATTTATCCAATACCTATCTGCTAGAGAAAGAATTCAATTGGACCGGGATTTTGGCCGAGCCCGCAAGATGCTGGCACGGGCCCCTAAGGGAAAATAGAAGTGCCAGTATCGAAACCAACTGCGTGTGGAGGGACTCCACCTCTTCGCTACTGTTCAATGAAGTCCGCTCTGCTGAGTACTCGACCGTGAGCACTTATAGCGGTACCGACTCGCATGTGGAGATACGAAGAATTGGCCGAGAATATCAGGTCGAAACAATTTCTTTGATGGACCTACTTGAGAAGCACAACGCGCCTGAGGTTATCGATTACCTGTCAATTGACACTGAAGGGAGTGAATTCGAGATCCTGGAAGCCTTTGATTTCTCAAAATACAAGTTCAGGGTTATAACTTGCGAACATAACTATACGCCAATGCGAGAGAAAATTCTTGAACTGCTCTCGGCGAAGGGCTACTCGAGAGTGTTTCAAGAGATCACGTACTTCGATGATTGGTACATATTAAACGACATGTAACCAGACGCAGAGGGCCTACGCAGTAGCGGTCGGCAGGCCTTGGATGTCGAAAGATTATCGGAAAT includes:
- the rplA gene encoding 50S ribosomal protein L1, whose product is MSKTSKAYREAAEKVDRTKLYTPLEAAKLAKETSSKKQDATVEVAIRLGVDPRKADQMVRGTVNLPNGTGKTARVAVFAVGEKAEQAKEAGADIVGSDDLIEQIQGGMLDFDAAIATPDQMAKVGRIARVLGPRGLMPNPKTGTVTPDVAKAVTDIKGGKINFRVDKQANLHFVIGKASFDEKKLAENYGAALDEVLRAKPSSSKGRYLKKITVSTTTGPGIPVDPAVTRNFTEEA
- a CDS encoding low molecular weight phosphatase family protein codes for the protein MCTGNICRSPIAERLAVLFARQSQAPTFTASSAGTRALVGHPIHPDSVRVIESLGGDASNFSARRLSPKIASGADLILTMTRAHSDIVLETAPRQLRRTFTLAQAAALVTEFAPASVADLASLRPHVAADERWDIADPIGQSSEVFTEVGARIADLLPPIVELCRRSE
- a CDS encoding sugar transferase, with amino-acid sequence MTAIGEPFRQPIIDSGAKARPSGWQETYARRLVAVDFVAVVSAVALAQFVRFGGPLAIARPRGRTNYWAVYFSNYLVVSALIVVGWMLVLSINRSRSPRVIGAGVEEYRRVWVGTAATFGSIAIISMAFKLELARGYLLIALPSGIALLVFFRWLARRVVLEARKRYGNCITRILVVGSPSAVRDLTRSLSTDSACEYEVVGACIPGRAMRTNLDIPGVGNIPTYGDESNIVAAATATNSFAVAVTASDHLDGRALRELSWELEALNIDMFVAPGVIDVAGPRLQMRPVSGLSLIHIEKPTYHGAKQFEKRLFDVVFSSMVLLCGLPVLTLIALAIKLTSRGPVFYRQERIGADGQPFKMIKFRTMVDGADTMLGGLVSLNDSPGGVLFKMHDDPRVTPIGRLLRKYSLDELPQFINVLKRDMSVVGPRPPLAREVATYDDCTRRRLLVRPGITGLWQVSGRSDLTWEDSVRLDLFYVENWSMISDLLIAVKTVKAILSHAGAY
- a CDS encoding bifunctional 2-polyprenyl-6-hydroxyphenol methylase/3-demethylubiquinol 3-O-methyltransferase UbiG; the protein is MRFNQTLRPAARKIVERIRPAAIGVFHDWAYLRHNARRQEHLATLGLDLSDKSVLEVAAGIGDHTTFFLDRGCQVTSTEPRAQNLDVLRRRFLSESAVTVESLDLDGELPTDAPRYDVVYCYGALYHLSRPAEAIAWMCDRTEGLLLLETCVSMSTEDSPFPVNEIASSPSQAITGIGCRPSRVWVMNRLKEKLPYVYVTVTQPWHEEFPLDWTAARPPSSNGLTRAVFVASRNRLDLPSLSEELPITQRRC
- a CDS encoding FkbM family methyltransferase, which gives rise to MKKLRNFRESGFLKDMVNRALRSFDIGIARYAALEKLRSEARLGAAASRDIAFLSTIHQPETLLKTLQYLPSSKAQLRQDLFVLSCLGFKTGGFFVEFGATNGLDLSNTYLLEKEFNWTGILAEPARCWHGPLRENRSASIETNCVWRDSTSSLLFNEVRSAEYSTVSTYSGTDSHVEIRRIGREYQVETISLMDLLEKHNAPEVIDYLSIDTEGSEFEILEAFDFSKYKFRVITCEHNYTPMREKILELLSAKGYSRVFQEITYFDDWYILNDM